A genomic stretch from Amia ocellicauda isolate fAmiCal2 chromosome 23, fAmiCal2.hap1, whole genome shotgun sequence includes:
- the LOC136718746 gene encoding suppressor of cytokine signaling 5, producing MEKVGKMWNNLKSRCQNLFHPEGGSRSESVEMSAGRCGADPGRGRRLSEPSPHRAASPRRGLAALPLLSEGLQAAARRNQNCVSDVPQIVEITLDRESEEPRGAAGVRLARRDSYSRHAPWGGKKKHSCSTKTQSSLEADKRFGRSRSRLQRRERRYGVSSIHDMDSAGGRSLSSRSLRQRLHDTVGLCFPLRPPPRSTKALFSTKRKIHLSELMLETCPFPPGSDLAQKWHLIKQHTAPVSPQASSSLLDAFDPAFPSPEDEEDRLRERRRLSIEEGVDPPPHAQIHTVEAMAQVSALHKLGPKLAPGMGEDGRAGVAAGGGGATALVTAAAGGVASPQAPDCDSEEDSTTLCLQSRRPKQRHTSGESHFSRQGPWKVHTQIDYIHCLVPDLQHITGNPCYWGVMDRYEAEALLEGKPEGTFLLRDSAQEDYLFSVSFRRYNRSLHARIEQWNHNFSFDAHDPCVFHSGTVTGLLEHYKDPSSCMFFEPLLTAPLHRTFPFSLQHICRAAICRCTTYDGIGGLPLPSALQDFLKEYHYKQKVRVRWLEREPIKIK from the coding sequence ATGGAGAAGGTGGGCAAAATGTGGAACAACCTGAAGAGCCGATGCCAGAACCTGTTCCACCCTGAGGGCGGGAGCCGCAGTGAGAGTGTGGAGATGAGCGCGGGCCGCTGCGGCGCGGACCCCGGCCGGGGGAGGCGTCTGTCCGAGCCGTCCCCCCACAGAGCCGCCAGTCCCCGGCGAGGCCTGGCCGCCCTGCCCCTGCTCTCCGAGGGGCTGCAGGCGGCGGCGCGCAGGAACCAAAACTGTGTGTCGGACGTCCCTCAGATCGTGGAGATCACCCTTGACCGGGAGAGCGAGGAGCCCCGCGGCGCAGCGGGTGTCCGGCTGGCCCGGAGAGACTCGTACTCGCGGCACGCGCCCTGGGGGGGCAAGAAGAAGCACTCGTGCTCCACCAAGACCCAGAGCTCTCTGGAGGCGGACAAGCGATTCGGGCGCTCGCGGAGCCGGCTGCAGCGGCGAGAGCGGCGCTACGGCGTCAGCTCCATCCACGACATGGACTCGGCGGGCGGCCGCAGCCTGAGCTCCCGCTCCCTGCGGCAGCGGCTGCACGACACGGTGGGCCTGTGCTTCCCGCTGCGGCCGCCCCCGCGCTCCACCAAGGCACTGTTCTCCACCAAGCGCAAGATCCACCTGTCCGAGCTCATGCTGGAGACCTGCCCCTTCCCCCCCGGCTCCGACCTGGCGCAGAAGTGGCACCTGATCAAGCAGCACACGGCGCCCGTCAGCCCGCAGGCCTCCTCCTCACTGCTGGACGCCTTCGACCCCGCCTTCCCCTCCCCGGAGGACGAGGAGGACCGGCTGCGCGAGCGGCGCCGGCTCAGCATCGAGGAGGGAGTGGACCCGCCGCCCCACGCACAGATCCACACGGTCGAGGCCATGGCGCAGGTCAGCGCTCTGCACAAGCTGGGACCAAAGCTGGCGCCGGGGATGGGCGAGGACGGCCGGGCGGGGGTGGCGGCCGGGGGCGGGGGGGCAACGGCGCTGGTGACGGCGGCCGCGGGGGGGGTGGCATCACCACAGGCGCCGGACTGCGACTCAGAAGAGGACTCGACCACGCTGTGCCTGCAGTCGCGCCGACCCAAGCAGCGGCACACGTCGGGTGAGAGCCACTTCAGCCGGCAGGGCCCCTGGAAGGTGCACACCCAGATCGACTACATCCACTGCCTGGTGCCGGACCTGCAGCACATCACTGGCAACCCCTGCTACTGGGGCGTGATGGACCGTTACGAGGCCGAGGCGCTGCTGGAGGGCAAGCCCGAGGGCACCTTCCTGCTGCGGGACTCGGCGCAGGAGGACTACCTGTTCTCCGTCAGCTTCCGCCGCTACAACCGGTCCCTGCATGCCCGCATCGAGCAGTGGAACCACAACTTCAGCTTCGACGCGCACGACCCCTGCGTGTTCCACTCGGGCACCGTCACCGGCCTGCTCGAGCACTACAAGGACCCCAGCTCCTGCATGTTCTTCGAGCCGCTGCTCACCGCGCCGCTGCACCGGACCTTCCCCTTCAGCCTGCAGCACATCTGCCGCGCCGCCATCTGCCGCTGCACCACCTACGACGGCATCGGGGGGCTGCCGCTGCCCTCCGCGCTGCAGGACTTCCTCAAGGAGTATCACTACAAGCAGAAGGTGCGCGTGCGCTGGCTGGAGCGGGAGCCGATCAAGATCAAGTGA